A single window of Jiangella alkaliphila DNA harbors:
- a CDS encoding family 43 glycosylhydrolase yields the protein MIPVRRRFLAGIAAVVLALPAAAPVATAEPAADPVTQNPISGSFSDTYADPAVIRGKDGYWYLYATSDPLHEAPSEFGLMHIARSRDFTDWEYLGTVFEEGDRPAWTTNTSFYWAPDIRYVDGQYVMYYTVTDTVAEAGPWNYAIGAATAPTPAGPWTDTGGPVVAPRPTGNGDYFNTIDPALLSASDGKRYLYFGGFHGGLWVTELDETGLRAVGSPTQVTIADRYEGSFVVERDGWYYLTASSANCCAGPVTGYSVYAGRSTSPLGPFVDHEGVSMLDSRVGGTQVLAQNGNRWIGVGHHTIVTDVSGQDHIVYHAIDRDDAWLDAPGGVNERPTLVDRLDWIDGWPVARAGAGPSDTPQPAPVTASSLGIDASAPASNGALRGDWSAGTDSNGDGGAVAVLSGEARTTRNAPRDVRVEADVRAAGTFSVEVARSGRNAITVTVDPAARTLTATATRGGRVERDTAPLPSRWSGEEWTALAVEVRDGRVVARLAESRLGDADAEVAVDLPRGLTGSRPVTLSGTAQVDNLTVVEAHEPVTERVDEPRTGRTVFTENFGGDLRPGWEWLRPSSSVTVGDGVLNWPLASVDVVGAGNTGPLLLRTPPEGEWIAETKLNLDLGSGTIRNYQQAGLIVRVDDDNLLRLGDVAIWGSRQVEFGKELNENGALRWGAHLGGPVASTMWLRIHHTTDPETGEHQYRSASSRDGETWRWGATWTLPADTSPSIGLYAGGGATPATVATFDWFRLYEVR from the coding sequence ATGATCCCCGTGCGTCGTAGGTTCCTCGCCGGCATCGCCGCCGTCGTGCTGGCACTGCCCGCCGCGGCCCCGGTCGCCACCGCCGAACCCGCAGCCGACCCCGTCACCCAGAACCCGATCTCCGGCTCGTTCTCCGACACCTACGCCGACCCGGCCGTCATCCGCGGCAAGGACGGCTACTGGTACCTGTACGCGACCAGTGACCCGCTGCACGAGGCGCCGAGCGAGTTCGGCCTCATGCACATCGCCCGATCCCGCGACTTCACCGACTGGGAGTACCTCGGGACGGTGTTCGAGGAGGGCGACCGGCCGGCCTGGACGACGAACACGTCCTTCTACTGGGCGCCGGACATCCGCTACGTCGACGGTCAGTACGTCATGTACTACACCGTCACCGACACGGTCGCCGAGGCCGGGCCGTGGAACTATGCGATCGGGGCCGCGACGGCGCCGACGCCGGCCGGGCCGTGGACGGACACCGGCGGCCCGGTGGTCGCGCCGCGGCCGACCGGCAACGGCGACTACTTCAACACCATCGACCCGGCGCTGCTGTCGGCGTCGGACGGCAAGCGGTACCTGTACTTCGGCGGCTTCCACGGCGGCCTGTGGGTGACCGAGCTGGACGAGACCGGGCTGCGCGCCGTCGGGTCGCCGACGCAGGTCACCATCGCGGACCGGTACGAGGGCTCGTTCGTGGTCGAGCGGGACGGCTGGTACTACCTGACGGCGTCGTCGGCGAACTGCTGCGCGGGGCCGGTCACCGGGTACAGCGTCTACGCCGGACGATCGACGAGCCCGCTCGGCCCGTTCGTCGACCACGAGGGCGTCTCGATGCTGGACTCGCGCGTCGGCGGCACCCAGGTGCTGGCGCAGAACGGCAACCGCTGGATCGGCGTCGGCCACCACACGATCGTCACCGACGTGTCCGGGCAGGACCACATCGTCTACCACGCGATCGACCGCGACGACGCCTGGCTGGACGCGCCCGGCGGGGTGAACGAGCGGCCGACGCTGGTCGACCGGCTGGACTGGATCGACGGCTGGCCGGTCGCGCGGGCCGGGGCCGGTCCGTCGGACACGCCGCAGCCGGCGCCGGTGACGGCGAGCTCGCTCGGGATCGACGCGTCCGCGCCGGCGTCGAACGGGGCGCTGCGCGGCGACTGGTCGGCCGGCACCGACTCGAACGGCGACGGCGGCGCCGTTGCGGTGCTGTCCGGCGAGGCGCGGACCACGCGCAATGCGCCGCGGGATGTGCGGGTGGAGGCGGACGTCCGGGCGGCCGGCACGTTCTCCGTCGAGGTCGCACGGTCCGGCCGCAACGCCATCACGGTCACCGTCGACCCCGCGGCTCGGACGCTGACCGCGACGGCGACGCGGGGCGGCCGGGTCGAGCGGGACACCGCGCCGCTGCCGTCGCGCTGGTCCGGCGAGGAGTGGACGGCGCTGGCGGTCGAGGTCCGCGACGGCCGCGTCGTCGCCCGGCTGGCCGAGAGCCGGCTCGGCGACGCCGACGCCGAGGTCGCCGTGGACCTGCCGCGCGGCCTGACGGGGTCGCGTCCGGTGACGCTGAGCGGCACGGCGCAGGTCGACAACCTCACCGTCGTCGAGGCCCATGAGCCCGTGACCGAGCGGGTGGACGAGCCCAGGACCGGGCGCACCGTGTTCACCGAGAACTTCGGCGGCGACCTGCGTCCCGGCTGGGAGTGGCTGCGGCCGTCGTCGTCCGTGACCGTCGGCGACGGTGTCCTGAACTGGCCGCTGGCCTCCGTCGACGTCGTCGGCGCCGGCAACACCGGGCCGCTGCTGCTGCGCACTCCGCCGGAGGGCGAGTGGATCGCCGAGACCAAGCTGAACCTCGACCTCGGCTCCGGCACGATCCGCAACTACCAGCAGGCCGGGCTGATCGTCCGCGTCGACGACGACAACCTGCTGCGGCTGGGCGACGTCGCGATCTGGGGCAGCCGGCAGGTCGAGTTCGGCAAGGAGCTGAACGAGAACGGCGCCCTGCGCTGGGGCGCGCACCTCGGCGGCCCGGTCGCGTCGACGATGTGGCTGCGCATCCACCACACGACCGACCCGGAGACCGGCGAGCACCAGTACCGGTCCGCGTCGTCGCGCGACGGCGAGACCTGGCGGTGGGGCGCGACGTGGACGCTGCCCGCGGACACGTCGCCGTCGATCGGCCTCTACGCGGGCGGCGGCGCCACCCCGGCCACCGTCGCGACCTTCGACTGGTTCCGCCTGTACGAGGTGCGATGA
- a CDS encoding glycoside hydrolase family 43 protein: MRLLAAAGTALVVVLAACGSDEPDPEPVQEEQPVGFTNPVFDEDFPDPAVIEADGGYYAYATNSPLGNVPALTSSDLVSWEPAGDAMPVLAPWVTGGRTWAPEIAVHAPDRYVLYYTALGTASGRQCVGRAVATSPAGPFVDDSAEPLICQAGDGGSIDASPFTDADGTRYLLWKNDGNAVGVDTWIYAQPLSEDGLSLVGSPVQLMKQDQPWEGDLVEAPFLWLRDGTYYLFYSANAYDSADYAVGYAVCDGPLGPCRKPADAPILVSSDDAAGPGHCVLIEKDGRTWMVHHAWPPDAVGSVLPGRTMWLTEVTWEDGVPVLDGPRASVD, encoded by the coding sequence ATGAGGCTGCTCGCCGCGGCCGGGACGGCGCTGGTCGTCGTCCTGGCCGCCTGCGGCAGTGACGAGCCCGACCCCGAACCCGTTCAGGAGGAACAACCCGTGGGCTTCACGAACCCGGTGTTCGACGAGGACTTCCCCGACCCGGCCGTCATCGAGGCGGATGGCGGCTACTACGCCTACGCGACCAACTCGCCGCTCGGCAACGTGCCGGCGCTGACGTCGTCGGACCTGGTGTCGTGGGAGCCGGCCGGCGACGCGATGCCGGTGCTGGCGCCGTGGGTGACGGGCGGGCGAACGTGGGCGCCGGAGATCGCGGTGCACGCGCCGGACCGGTACGTCCTCTACTACACGGCGCTGGGGACGGCGTCGGGGCGGCAGTGCGTGGGCCGCGCCGTGGCGACGTCGCCGGCCGGCCCGTTCGTCGACGACTCCGCCGAGCCGCTGATCTGCCAGGCCGGCGACGGCGGCTCGATCGACGCCAGCCCGTTCACCGACGCCGACGGCACTCGCTACCTGCTGTGGAAGAACGACGGCAACGCGGTCGGCGTCGACACCTGGATCTACGCCCAGCCGCTGTCCGAGGACGGGTTGTCGCTGGTGGGGTCGCCGGTGCAGCTGATGAAGCAGGACCAGCCGTGGGAGGGCGACCTGGTCGAGGCGCCGTTCCTGTGGCTGCGCGACGGCACGTACTACCTGTTCTACTCGGCGAACGCCTACGACTCCGCCGACTACGCCGTCGGGTACGCCGTCTGCGACGGGCCGCTCGGGCCGTGTCGCAAGCCTGCTGACGCGCCGATCCTGGTGTCGTCCGACGACGCCGCCGGGCCGGGGCACTGCGTGCTGATCGAGAAGGACGGCCGGACGTGGATGGTGCACCACGCCTGGCCACCGGACGCCGTCGGCTCCGTGCTGCCCGGCCGGACGATGTGGCTCACCGAGGTCACCTGGGAGGACGGCGTCCCCGTGCTGGACGGCCCGCGCGCGTCAGTGGATTGA
- a CDS encoding carbohydrate ABC transporter permease: MFWLFLLVLTVIFIGPIVWMFLTSIKTNPEATSVPPTLLPSSPTFGAYEGLLRLDGAYPVLRWFLNSLLAATLHMVLVLVVASTAAYALARLHFRGRGVLFVVIVSTLFVPGFVFLIPNYLIIDQLGWLDTVWALAVPGAAGAFGVFFLRQFFAMLPNELEEAALIDGANQWQIFTRIVLPNSKPALATLAVLSFLSNWNDFIWPIYVLFSPERLTLPAGLRLLQGAYTTDYPVIMAGAFVASVPVLILFLFTQRYVIEGVSRSGLKG, encoded by the coding sequence ATGTTCTGGCTGTTCCTGCTGGTCCTGACGGTGATCTTCATCGGGCCGATCGTCTGGATGTTCCTGACGTCGATCAAGACGAACCCGGAGGCGACCTCCGTCCCGCCGACGCTGCTGCCGTCGTCGCCGACGTTCGGGGCCTACGAGGGGCTGCTGCGGCTGGACGGCGCCTACCCGGTGCTGCGCTGGTTCCTCAACAGCCTGCTGGCGGCGACGCTGCACATGGTGCTGGTGCTGGTGGTCGCGTCGACGGCGGCGTACGCGCTGGCCCGGCTGCACTTCCGCGGCCGCGGCGTGCTGTTCGTGGTGATCGTGTCGACGCTGTTCGTGCCGGGGTTCGTGTTCCTCATCCCGAACTACCTGATCATCGACCAACTGGGCTGGCTGGACACCGTCTGGGCGCTGGCCGTGCCCGGCGCGGCCGGCGCGTTCGGGGTGTTCTTCCTCCGGCAGTTCTTCGCGATGCTGCCCAATGAGCTGGAGGAGGCGGCGCTGATCGACGGCGCCAACCAGTGGCAGATCTTCACCCGCATCGTGCTGCCGAACTCCAAGCCGGCGCTGGCCACGCTGGCCGTGCTGTCGTTCCTGTCGAACTGGAACGACTTCATCTGGCCGATCTACGTCCTGTTCAGCCCGGAGCGGCTGACGCTGCCGGCCGGGCTGCGGCTGCTGCAGGGCGCGTACACCACCGACTACCCCGTCATCATGGCCGGCGCGTTCGTCGCCAGCGTCCCCGTCCTGATCCTGTTCCTGTTCACGCAGCGCTACGTCATCGAAGGCGTCTCGCGCAGCGGACTGAAGGGATGA
- a CDS encoding endonuclease domain-containing protein, with translation MPHVRAQRLAAVQDGLITRKQALAAEMSPAAITHAVRAGGPWQRVLRGVFATFTGPLSPLHRLRAARLYAGDGALVTGAWACWMSGLAYGPPVGDEIEVLVGRAVRLHGTGFVVVRRTVRMPAASGWIGVDDADALPPPHVVLDELAPTARPGEILMVPAARAVVDTVVFTEHAPPDWSPGCRCRYGCSKPATHRTRALRNVRALMCEAVQRRMAGPAALRNEVEAAWPRRSVLAKVALADIEAGCRSAPECELRDLVRRSRILPEPLWNRPLPGVRGIVPDACWPERRLIVEVDSRSFHGFGDAPERTEQRRARLAALGWVVLPVSPARLRADPARVLTQIEAAYLAGHGALSTAGAVQRAPSIH, from the coding sequence GTGCCACATGTACGAGCTCAGCGGCTGGCCGCGGTCCAGGACGGCCTGATCACGCGCAAGCAGGCACTGGCGGCCGAGATGTCGCCGGCCGCGATCACGCATGCGGTGCGGGCAGGCGGTCCGTGGCAGCGGGTGTTGCGTGGCGTGTTCGCGACGTTCACCGGACCGCTGTCGCCGCTGCACCGGCTGCGGGCCGCCCGCCTGTACGCGGGTGACGGCGCGCTGGTCACCGGTGCGTGGGCATGCTGGATGTCGGGTCTCGCCTATGGCCCGCCGGTCGGGGACGAGATCGAGGTGCTGGTGGGTCGGGCCGTACGGCTGCACGGAACGGGCTTCGTGGTGGTCCGGCGCACCGTGCGGATGCCCGCGGCGTCCGGCTGGATCGGCGTCGACGACGCCGACGCGCTACCGCCGCCGCACGTGGTCCTCGATGAGCTGGCGCCGACGGCACGACCGGGCGAGATCCTCATGGTGCCGGCGGCGCGTGCCGTCGTCGACACCGTCGTCTTCACCGAGCACGCGCCGCCGGACTGGTCGCCAGGGTGCCGGTGCCGCTACGGGTGCTCGAAGCCCGCGACGCACCGGACCAGGGCACTGCGGAACGTCCGGGCGCTGATGTGCGAGGCCGTGCAACGACGGATGGCCGGACCGGCCGCATTGCGCAACGAGGTCGAAGCGGCCTGGCCGCGCCGCTCGGTGCTGGCGAAAGTGGCGTTGGCGGACATCGAGGCGGGCTGCCGGTCCGCGCCGGAGTGCGAGCTGCGCGACCTGGTGCGCCGCAGCAGGATTCTGCCGGAGCCGCTGTGGAACCGTCCGTTGCCCGGGGTCCGCGGGATCGTCCCGGACGCCTGCTGGCCGGAGCGGCGGCTGATCGTCGAGGTCGACTCGCGTTCGTTCCACGGGTTCGGCGACGCGCCGGAGCGGACCGAGCAGCGCCGTGCCCGGCTGGCCGCGCTGGGCTGGGTGGTGCTGCCGGTGTCGCCGGCCCGGCTACGCGCGGACCCGGCAAGGGTGCTGACCCAGATCGAGGCCGCGTATCTCGCCGGTCATGGCGCTCTATCTACTGCTGGGGCCGTACAAAGAGCGCCATCAATCCACTGA